A window of the Streptomyces sp. NBC_00454 genome harbors these coding sequences:
- a CDS encoding acyl-CoA dehydrogenase family protein — protein MAEFTMELNDDQKQVRDWIHGFAADVMRPAAAEWDEREETPWPVIQEAAKVGIYSLDFYAQQFFDPTGLGIPMAMEELFWGDAGIALSIVGTGLAAIGVVANGTEEQIGTWIPQMYGTPDDVKVAAFCSSEPDAGSDVGAMRTRAVYDQATDEWVLNGTKTWATNGGIANVHIVVAVVDPELGTKGHASFIVPPNTPGLSQGQKFKKHGIRASHTAEVVLEDCRIPGSCLLGGKEKLDERLARAHERARAGGGERVKNAAMATFEASRPAVGAMAVGTARAAYEVALDYAKTRTQFGRPIIDNQGVAFQLADMRTSIDAARLLVWRASWMAVAGKPFTSAEGSMSKLFASEVSKKVTAQAVQILGGNGFTREYPVERMHRDSAIYTIFEGTSEIQRLVIARTISGMPIR, from the coding sequence ATGGCGGAGTTCACCATGGAGCTGAACGACGACCAGAAGCAGGTACGGGACTGGATCCACGGCTTCGCCGCCGACGTGATGCGCCCCGCCGCCGCGGAATGGGACGAGCGCGAAGAGACTCCGTGGCCCGTCATCCAGGAAGCCGCGAAGGTCGGCATCTACTCGCTCGACTTCTACGCGCAGCAGTTCTTCGACCCCACCGGCCTCGGCATCCCGATGGCCATGGAAGAGCTGTTCTGGGGCGACGCGGGCATCGCGCTGTCCATCGTCGGTACCGGGCTCGCCGCCATCGGCGTCGTCGCCAACGGCACCGAGGAGCAGATCGGCACCTGGATCCCGCAGATGTACGGCACCCCCGACGACGTGAAGGTCGCCGCCTTCTGCTCCTCCGAGCCGGACGCCGGCTCCGACGTCGGCGCGATGCGCACCCGCGCCGTGTACGACCAGGCCACCGACGAGTGGGTGCTCAACGGCACCAAGACCTGGGCGACCAACGGCGGCATCGCCAACGTCCACATCGTCGTGGCCGTCGTCGACCCCGAGCTCGGCACCAAGGGTCACGCCTCCTTCATCGTGCCGCCGAACACCCCCGGGCTCTCCCAGGGCCAGAAGTTCAAGAAGCACGGGATCCGCGCCTCGCACACCGCCGAGGTGGTCCTGGAGGACTGCCGGATCCCCGGCTCCTGCCTGCTCGGCGGTAAGGAGAAGCTGGACGAGCGCCTGGCGCGGGCCCACGAGCGGGCCAGGGCGGGCGGCGGCGAGCGGGTCAAGAACGCCGCGATGGCCACCTTCGAGGCCTCCCGCCCCGCCGTCGGAGCCATGGCCGTGGGCACGGCGCGCGCCGCGTACGAGGTCGCCCTCGACTACGCGAAGACCCGTACGCAGTTCGGCCGGCCGATCATCGACAACCAGGGCGTGGCCTTCCAGCTCGCCGACATGCGCACCTCCATCGACGCGGCCCGCCTGCTGGTGTGGCGCGCCTCCTGGATGGCGGTCGCGGGCAAGCCGTTCACCTCGGCCGAGGGCTCGATGTCGAAGCTGTTCGCGAGCGAGGTCTCCAAGAAGGTCACCGCGCAGGCGGTCCAGATCCTGGGCGGCAACGGCTTCACCCGCGAGTACCCGGTGGAGCGCATGCACCGGGACAGCGCTATCTACACCATCTTCGAGGGCACCAGC
- a CDS encoding TetR family transcriptional regulator translates to MESTQQAGEPGTAERRRRELLEAADRVVLRDGPKASMNAIAAEAGITKPILYRHFGDKAGLYQALAVRHTDALLDSLRAALDAPAERRSRVEATLDTYLAAIEARPQVYRFLMHPAEDSQAAERGFDVGLHSAPLLRRLGEELAQVIGERVDLGPGGERLARVWGHGIVGMMHAAGDWWLGERPCERAELVTGLTDLLWGRLATAGNREDGPGF, encoded by the coding sequence ATGGAGAGCACACAGCAGGCCGGCGAGCCGGGAACGGCCGAGCGCCGGCGGCGGGAACTGCTGGAGGCGGCCGACCGGGTCGTCCTCCGGGACGGGCCGAAGGCGTCCATGAACGCCATCGCCGCCGAGGCCGGCATCACCAAGCCGATCCTCTACCGGCACTTCGGCGACAAGGCGGGCCTCTACCAGGCCCTGGCCGTCCGGCACACGGACGCCCTGCTCGACTCGCTGCGCGCGGCGCTCGACGCCCCCGCCGAGCGGCGCAGCCGGGTCGAGGCCACCCTCGACACCTATCTCGCCGCCATCGAGGCCCGCCCGCAGGTCTACCGCTTCCTCATGCACCCGGCCGAGGACTCCCAGGCCGCCGAACGCGGCTTCGACGTGGGCCTGCACTCGGCCCCGCTGCTGCGGCGCCTCGGCGAGGAGCTGGCGCAGGTGATCGGCGAACGCGTGGACCTCGGCCCCGGCGGCGAGCGCCTGGCCCGGGTGTGGGGTCACGGGATCGTCGGCATGATGCACGCCGCGGGCGACTGGTGGCTCGGCGAGCGCCCGTGCGAGCGCGCGGAGCTCGTCACCGGCCTCACCGACCTCCTGTGGGGCCGCCTGGCCACGGCCGGCAACCGCGAGGACGGCCCGGGCTTCTGA
- the def gene encoding peptide deformylase, with translation MRQRPIPGTSGIVRTMSLLGDPVLHSACAEVTEFGPALDRLIEDMFATMYAAQGVGLAANQIGVGQRVFVYDCPDDEDVRHVGHIVNPRLVSVDGGEFAGPEGCLSLPGLEASTVRFDEAVVEGVTSDGAAVRISGTGFFARCLQHECDHLAGGVYAERVTGLRARKLRKQIRKTDWGAAGMHVLGE, from the coding sequence ATGCGACAACGCCCCATCCCCGGTACCTCCGGCATCGTCCGCACCATGAGCCTGCTGGGCGACCCGGTGCTCCATTCCGCTTGCGCGGAGGTCACCGAATTCGGACCGGCCCTCGACCGGCTCATCGAGGACATGTTCGCCACGATGTACGCGGCCCAGGGCGTCGGCCTGGCCGCGAACCAGATCGGCGTCGGACAGCGGGTGTTCGTCTACGACTGCCCCGACGACGAGGACGTCCGCCACGTCGGGCACATCGTCAACCCGCGGCTGGTCTCGGTCGACGGGGGCGAGTTCGCCGGGCCCGAGGGATGCCTGTCCCTGCCCGGGCTGGAGGCGTCCACGGTCCGCTTCGACGAGGCCGTCGTCGAGGGGGTCACCTCGGACGGGGCGGCCGTGCGGATCTCCGGGACCGGGTTCTTCGCGCGGTGCCTGCAGCACGAGTGCGACCACCTGGCCGGTGGCGTGTACGCGGAGCGGGTTACGGGGCTGCGGGCGCGCAAGCTGCGCAAGCAGATCCGCAAGACGGACTGGGGCGCCGCCGGGATGCACGTCCTGGGGGAGTGA
- a CDS encoding MurT ligase domain-containing protein, which produces MAGNTEPLSPRAKLAVTAGKAAAAVSRAAGRGSGSVIGGKVALKLDPDLLGALAQHLDVVLVSATNGKTTTTRLIAEALRASGPVVSNALGANMPAGITSALAGGSDARYGVIEVDEKYLAGVARDVTPKVIALLNLSRDQLDRAAETRMLAEKWREGLSGSKAVVIANADDPLIVWAASSSANVVWVAAGQEWKDDAWSCPSCGGVMQRPGDDWYCGECGFRRPTPSWVLSGDHVLDPHGSAWPINLQLPGRANKANAATSAAVAAVFGVPPQVALERMYQVQAVAGRYDVVSFQGRELRLLLAKNPAGWLETFSLIDPPPTPVILSVNARGADGTDTSWLWDVDYPRLAGHPIFVIGDRKLDLAVRLEVAGLDFRVCETLDEAVQLAPPGQIELIANYTAFQDVRRRVGN; this is translated from the coding sequence ATGGCAGGCAACACAGAGCCGCTTTCGCCGCGGGCCAAGCTGGCCGTGACGGCGGGCAAGGCCGCGGCGGCGGTGTCGCGGGCCGCGGGACGCGGAAGCGGATCGGTGATCGGAGGCAAGGTCGCGCTCAAGCTCGACCCCGATCTCCTCGGCGCGCTGGCGCAGCATCTCGACGTCGTCCTCGTCTCGGCGACGAACGGCAAGACCACGACGACCCGGCTGATCGCGGAGGCCCTGCGGGCCAGCGGGCCGGTCGTCTCCAACGCGCTGGGCGCGAACATGCCCGCGGGCATCACCTCCGCCCTGGCGGGCGGCTCGGACGCCCGTTACGGCGTCATCGAGGTGGACGAGAAGTACCTGGCCGGGGTGGCCCGGGACGTCACCCCCAAGGTGATCGCCCTGCTCAACCTCTCCCGCGACCAGCTGGACCGCGCGGCCGAGACCCGCATGCTCGCGGAGAAGTGGCGCGAGGGCCTCTCCGGCTCCAAGGCGGTCGTCATCGCGAACGCGGACGACCCGCTGATCGTGTGGGCGGCCTCGTCCTCGGCGAACGTGGTGTGGGTGGCCGCCGGCCAGGAGTGGAAGGACGACGCCTGGTCGTGCCCCTCCTGCGGTGGCGTCATGCAGCGTCCGGGCGACGACTGGTACTGCGGCGAGTGCGGCTTCCGGCGTCCCACCCCGAGCTGGGTGCTCTCCGGCGACCACGTGCTCGACCCGCACGGCAGCGCCTGGCCGATCAACCTGCAGCTGCCGGGCCGCGCCAACAAGGCGAACGCGGCCACCTCGGCCGCCGTGGCCGCCGTCTTCGGCGTCCCGCCGCAGGTGGCGCTGGAGCGGATGTACCAGGTGCAGGCCGTGGCCGGCCGCTACGACGTGGTGAGCTTCCAGGGACGCGAGCTGCGCCTGCTGCTCGCGAAGAACCCGGCCGGCTGGCTGGAGACCTTCTCCCTGATCGACCCGCCGCCGACCCCGGTGATCCTGTCGGTGAACGCCCGCGGCGCGGACGGCACCGACACCTCGTGGCTGTGGGACGTGGACTACCCGCGCCTGGCCGGGCACCCGATCTTCGTGATCGGCGACCGCAAGCTGGACCTCGCGGTCCGCCTCGAAGTCGCGGGCCTGGACTTCCGGGTGTGCGAGACCCTCGACGAGGCCGTGCAGCTGGCGCCGCCCGGACAGATCGAGCTGATCGCCAACTACACCGCCTTCCAGGACGTGCGCCGCCGCGTCGGCAACTAG
- a CDS encoding type 1 glutamine amidotransferase, whose translation MSDNSLRLVWVYPDLLSTYGDQGNALVVERRARRRGLDVQRVDVRSDQPIPTSGDIYLIGGGEDRPQRLAAERLLRDGGLERAVSNGAIVFSVCAGYQILGQEFVNDVGERQQGLGLLDVVTVRGEGERCVGDVLADIDPRLGLPQLTGFENHQGVTHLGPTARPFARVSMGRGNGTGDGTEGAYNDTVFGTYMHGPVMARNPQIADLLLKLALDVNALPPIDDRWYEALRAERIAAAAQPA comes from the coding sequence ATGAGCGACAACAGCCTGCGTCTGGTGTGGGTCTACCCCGACCTGCTCAGCACGTACGGAGACCAGGGCAACGCCCTCGTCGTGGAGCGCCGGGCCCGCCGGCGCGGACTGGACGTGCAGCGCGTGGACGTGCGCAGCGACCAGCCGATCCCCACCTCGGGCGACATCTACCTGATCGGCGGCGGCGAGGACCGGCCGCAGCGGCTGGCCGCGGAGCGTCTGCTGCGCGACGGCGGTCTGGAGCGTGCCGTCTCGAACGGGGCGATCGTCTTCTCCGTCTGCGCCGGCTACCAGATCCTGGGCCAGGAGTTCGTCAACGACGTCGGCGAGCGCCAGCAGGGCCTCGGCCTGCTCGACGTGGTGACCGTGCGCGGCGAGGGCGAGCGGTGCGTCGGCGACGTCCTGGCGGACATCGACCCGCGGCTCGGTCTGCCGCAGCTGACGGGCTTCGAGAACCACCAGGGCGTCACGCACCTGGGTCCGACCGCGAGGCCGTTCGCCCGGGTTTCGATGGGCCGGGGCAACGGCACCGGTGACGGCACCGAAGGCGCGTACAACGACACGGTGTTCGGCACCTACATGCACGGTCCCGTGATGGCCCGCAACCCGCAGATCGCGGACCTGCTGTTGAAGCTGGCCCTCGATGTGAACGCGCTGCCGCCCATCGACGACCGCTGGTACGAGGCCCTGCGCGCGGAGCGGATCGCGGCGGCCGCGCAGCCCGCGTAG
- a CDS encoding 6-phosphofructokinase — protein MRIGVLTSGGDCPGLNAVIRSVVHRAVVDHGDEVIGFRDGWRGLLECDYRKLDLDAVSGILARGGTILGSSRVQPAHLRDGVERARGHVADLGLDAIIPIGGEGTLKAANLLSQGGLPIVGVPKTIDNDIASTDVTFGFDTAVGVATEALDRLKTTAESHQRVMVVEVMGRHTGWIALHSGMAAGAHAIVVPERPFDIEELTAIVGERFSQGKRFAIVVVAEGAKPADGSSMALEEGGTDMYGHERFAGIGNRLAVELEDRLGKEARPVILGHVQRGGTPTAYDRVLATRFGWHAVEAAHRGEFGMLTALRGTDIVMVPLDDAVQTLKTVPAERYAEAQNVL, from the coding sequence ATGCGCATTGGTGTGCTCACTTCCGGAGGCGACTGCCCCGGGCTCAATGCCGTCATCCGCTCCGTCGTGCACCGCGCCGTCGTCGACCACGGGGACGAGGTCATCGGCTTCCGCGACGGCTGGCGCGGTCTGCTGGAGTGCGATTACCGCAAGCTCGACCTCGATGCCGTCAGCGGCATCCTGGCTCGGGGCGGAACGATTCTGGGCTCCTCCCGGGTCCAGCCCGCCCATCTGCGCGACGGCGTGGAGCGGGCCCGCGGCCACGTCGCGGACCTCGGTCTCGACGCCATCATCCCGATCGGCGGCGAGGGCACCCTCAAGGCCGCGAACCTGCTCTCCCAGGGCGGTCTGCCGATCGTCGGCGTCCCCAAGACCATCGACAACGACATCGCCTCCACCGACGTCACCTTCGGCTTCGACACCGCCGTCGGGGTCGCCACCGAGGCGCTGGACCGTCTGAAGACCACCGCCGAGTCCCACCAGCGCGTGATGGTCGTGGAGGTCATGGGCCGCCACACCGGCTGGATCGCCCTGCACTCGGGCATGGCGGCCGGCGCGCACGCGATCGTCGTGCCGGAGCGGCCCTTCGACATCGAGGAACTGACCGCGATCGTCGGCGAGCGCTTCTCGCAGGGCAAGCGGTTCGCGATCGTCGTGGTCGCCGAGGGCGCCAAGCCCGCCGACGGCAGCTCGATGGCGCTGGAGGAGGGCGGCACCGACATGTACGGGCACGAGCGGTTCGCCGGCATAGGCAACCGGCTCGCCGTGGAGCTGGAGGACCGCCTCGGCAAGGAGGCCCGCCCGGTCATCCTGGGCCACGTCCAGCGCGGCGGCACGCCCACCGCGTACGACCGGGTCCTGGCCACCCGCTTCGGCTGGCACGCGGTGGAGGCGGCGCACCGGGGCGAGTTCGGGATGCTGACGGCACTGCGCGGCACGGACATCGTGATGGTGCCGCTCGACGACGCCGTGCAGACCCTCAAGACGGTCCCGGCCGAGCGGTACGCCGAGGCGCAGAACGTTCTGTGA
- a CDS encoding cytochrome c oxidase assembly protein produces MDMDLPPFTLGRGLEFSFDAFFLIGSLLGLALYAWGVVRLLRRGDSWPVGRTIAFTIGVLTVMLMMCTKLNDYGMVMFSVHMVQHMVISMLSPILLLLGAPMTLALRALPPAARGHKGPRELLLMLLHSRYMKVITHPVFTIPLFIASLYGLYFTPIFDFLMESKTGHIAMMVHFLAVGLVFFWPIMGVDPGPHRPGYVMRMLELFAGMPFHAFFGIALMMASQPMVKTYANPPASLGIDPLLDQQWGGGIAWAFSEIPSVLVLIALVYQWYHSEQRAAKRSDRSEDRNGDQELAAYNSYLASLQARGQ; encoded by the coding sequence ATGGATATGGACCTGCCGCCCTTCACCCTGGGGCGCGGGCTGGAGTTCTCCTTCGACGCCTTCTTCCTGATCGGCTCGCTGCTGGGCCTGGCCCTGTACGCGTGGGGCGTGGTGCGGCTGCTGCGGCGCGGGGACTCCTGGCCGGTCGGCCGGACGATCGCCTTCACCATCGGCGTGCTGACGGTGATGCTGATGATGTGCACCAAGCTGAACGACTACGGCATGGTCATGTTTAGCGTGCACATGGTCCAGCACATGGTGATCAGCATGCTCAGCCCGATCCTGCTGCTGCTCGGCGCCCCGATGACGCTGGCCCTGCGCGCGCTCCCGCCGGCCGCCCGCGGCCACAAGGGTCCGCGCGAGCTGCTGCTGATGCTCCTGCACAGCCGCTACATGAAGGTGATCACCCATCCGGTGTTCACCATCCCGCTGTTCATCGCGAGCCTCTACGGCCTGTACTTCACCCCGATCTTCGACTTCCTGATGGAGTCCAAGACCGGACACATCGCGATGATGGTGCACTTCCTCGCCGTCGGCCTCGTCTTCTTCTGGCCGATCATGGGCGTGGACCCGGGCCCGCACCGCCCCGGCTACGTGATGCGCATGCTGGAGCTGTTCGCCGGAATGCCCTTCCACGCCTTCTTCGGCATCGCGCTGATGATGGCGAGCCAGCCGATGGTCAAGACGTACGCGAACCCGCCGGCCTCGCTGGGCATCGACCCGCTCCTGGACCAGCAGTGGGGCGGCGGCATCGCCTGGGCCTTCAGCGAGATCCCCTCGGTGCTGGTGCTGATCGCGCTGGTCTACCAGTGGTACCACTCGGAGCAGCGGGCGGCGAAGCGCTCCGACCGGTCCGAGGACCGCAACGGCGATCAGGAGCTGGCGGCCTACAACTCATATCTCGCCTCGCTTCAGGCGCGTGGCCAGTAG
- a CDS encoding PTS sugar transporter subunit IIA: MAELSELLPVEAIRLDLPAGDWREAIGLAGSLLTATGAATEAYTTEMIVNVEENGPYIVIAPGLAFAHARPSPAVLRTGMSWVRLARPVEFGHEANDPVVQVVGLAAVDPKAHTSAMAALAALLSDPAAADALRSARSPEQVHALLGARPRTAPAPGGSAGRSGRHRLLTVCGNGVGTSLFLKGTLEQVLERWRWTPYVGVEATDTISAKGQAAQASAILTSREIARTLGDVGVPVMVVEDFTSTTEVDRVLRDLYDV, from the coding sequence ATGGCGGAACTGAGCGAGCTCCTCCCCGTGGAAGCGATCCGGCTCGACCTGCCCGCGGGCGACTGGCGGGAGGCGATCGGCCTCGCCGGCTCCCTGCTGACCGCCACCGGGGCGGCCACCGAGGCCTACACGACCGAGATGATCGTGAACGTCGAGGAGAACGGCCCCTACATCGTCATCGCGCCGGGCCTGGCCTTCGCCCACGCCCGCCCCTCCCCCGCCGTGCTGCGCACCGGCATGTCCTGGGTGCGCCTCGCCCGCCCGGTGGAGTTCGGGCACGAAGCCAACGATCCCGTGGTCCAGGTGGTGGGTCTGGCCGCCGTGGACCCGAAGGCCCACACCTCCGCCATGGCGGCGCTGGCCGCGCTGCTGTCCGACCCGGCCGCCGCGGACGCCCTGCGGTCGGCGCGCAGCCCCGAGCAGGTGCACGCCCTGCTGGGCGCGAGGCCCCGTACCGCCCCGGCACCCGGAGGGTCGGCCGGCCGGTCCGGGCGGCACCGGCTGCTGACCGTGTGCGGAAACGGCGTCGGCACCTCCCTCTTCCTCAAGGGGACCCTGGAGCAGGTGCTGGAGCGCTGGCGGTGGACTCCGTACGTGGGCGTGGAGGCGACGGACACCATCTCGGCGAAGGGGCAGGCCGCGCAGGCCTCGGCGATCCTCACCTCGCGGGAGATCGCCCGGACGCTGGGTGACGTGGGGGTGCCGGTGATGGTGGTGGAGGACTTCACGAGCACGACCGAGGTCGACCGCGTCCTGCGCGATCTCTACGACGTCTGA
- a CDS encoding PTS ascorbate transporter subunit IIC — MDRFVVDEFLSQPAYLIGLITAAGLLVLRKPAGQVVGGAIKATLGFLLIGAGAGLVVSALAPLGTMIQGSTGAHGVIPTNEAIVGIAQAQYGSRVAWLMIVGFAVSLLLARFTPLRYVFLTGHHMLFMATLLTMVMAISGQSSGTVVAAGGVLLGIMLVAMPAFAHPWTKRVTGTDTVAIGHFGTAGYILAGVTGQAVGRKSPSTEEMRLPEGLRFLRDSMVATALSMMVIYLVMAVVYLVKAGETIAFHAFASDTRTTATGLGNYLMMSVMQGLQFGIAVAVILFGVRTILGELVPAFQGIARKVVPGAVPSLDAPIVFPYAQNAVLVGFMCSFAGGLLSLALMTWIFSPAFGLTLVLPGLVPHFFTGGAAGVYGNATGGRRGAAVGAFLNGVLITFLPAVLVKVLGAFGKENTTFGDADFGWFGTLIGYAGRAGTTGGLVLALVLGAVILGGAILFQKRVVDTGWDPGAHRDLLFPRPETPDTGGPLPSVHGKLSPPAGAPAPPPPASRG, encoded by the coding sequence ATGGACCGGTTCGTCGTCGACGAGTTCCTCAGCCAGCCCGCCTATCTGATCGGCCTGATCACGGCCGCGGGTCTGCTCGTACTGCGCAAGCCGGCCGGACAGGTCGTCGGCGGGGCCATCAAGGCCACGCTGGGCTTCCTGCTGATCGGCGCGGGCGCCGGGCTCGTGGTGAGCGCGCTGGCGCCGCTCGGCACCATGATCCAGGGCTCCACCGGTGCGCACGGGGTGATCCCGACCAACGAGGCCATCGTCGGCATCGCGCAGGCCCAGTACGGGTCCCGGGTGGCCTGGCTGATGATCGTCGGCTTCGCGGTCAGTCTGCTGCTGGCCCGGTTCACGCCCCTGCGCTACGTGTTCCTCACCGGGCACCACATGCTGTTCATGGCCACCCTGCTGACCATGGTGATGGCGATCTCCGGACAGTCCTCCGGGACGGTGGTGGCGGCCGGCGGGGTGCTGCTGGGGATCATGCTGGTGGCGATGCCCGCCTTCGCGCACCCCTGGACGAAGCGGGTGACGGGCACGGACACGGTCGCCATCGGCCACTTCGGGACCGCCGGGTACATCCTGGCGGGGGTCACCGGGCAGGCCGTGGGGCGCAAGTCGCCGAGCACGGAGGAGATGAGGCTCCCGGAAGGGCTGCGGTTCCTGCGCGACTCCATGGTGGCCACCGCCCTGTCGATGATGGTGATCTACCTGGTGATGGCGGTCGTCTATCTGGTCAAGGCCGGCGAGACCATCGCCTTCCACGCCTTCGCCTCGGACACCCGCACCACGGCGACCGGCCTCGGCAACTACCTGATGATGTCGGTGATGCAGGGCCTGCAGTTCGGCATCGCGGTCGCCGTCATCCTCTTCGGCGTCCGGACCATCCTGGGAGAGCTGGTCCCGGCCTTCCAGGGGATCGCGCGGAAGGTGGTGCCGGGGGCGGTGCCCTCACTGGACGCACCGATCGTCTTCCCGTACGCCCAGAACGCGGTGCTGGTCGGCTTCATGTGCAGTTTCGCGGGCGGGCTCCTCAGCCTCGCCCTGATGACCTGGATCTTCAGTCCGGCCTTCGGGCTGACGCTGGTGCTGCCGGGCCTCGTGCCGCACTTCTTCACCGGAGGCGCGGCCGGGGTCTACGGGAACGCCACCGGCGGGCGGCGCGGCGCGGCCGTCGGGGCCTTCCTCAACGGGGTCCTGATCACCTTCCTGCCCGCGGTGCTGGTGAAGGTGCTGGGCGCCTTCGGCAAGGAGAACACCACCTTCGGCGACGCCGACTTCGGCTGGTTCGGCACCCTGATCGGATACGCCGGCCGGGCCGGCACCACCGGCGGCCTGGTCCTGGCCCTGGTGCTCGGGGCCGTGATCCTGGGCGGCGCGATCCTGTTCCAGAAGCGGGTGGTGGACACCGGCTGGGATCCCGGCGCCCACCGCGACCTGCTCTTCCCGCGCCCCGAGACCCCCGACACGGGCGGCCCGCTGCCCTCGGTCCACGGCAAGCTCAGCCCGCCCGCCGGAGCTCCGGCACCACCGCCCCCTGCGTCCCGCGGCTGA
- a CDS encoding lysophospholipid acyltransferase family protein, giving the protein MFYHLLKHVILGPLLRLLFRPRIEGLENIPEDGAAIIAGNHLSFSDHFLMPAILKRRITFLAKAEYFTGPGVKGRLTAAFFRSAGQIPVDRSGKDAGQAALREGLGVLSKGELLGIYPEGTRSHDGRLYKGKVGVAAMALGAKVPVVPCAMVGTFEIQPPGQKIPSIRRVTIRFGRPLDFSRYEGMEGERAVLRAVTDEIIYEILELSGQEYVDRYAAEVKAEEEEARKKARRKTR; this is encoded by the coding sequence GTGTTCTACCACTTGCTCAAGCACGTGATCCTCGGGCCGCTGCTGCGGCTGCTGTTCCGGCCCAGGATCGAAGGACTGGAGAACATCCCCGAGGACGGGGCCGCGATCATCGCGGGCAACCACCTCTCCTTCTCCGACCACTTCCTGATGCCCGCGATCCTCAAGCGGCGCATCACCTTCCTCGCGAAGGCCGAGTACTTCACCGGCCCCGGCGTCAAGGGCCGGCTCACCGCGGCCTTCTTCCGCAGCGCCGGGCAGATCCCGGTGGACCGCTCCGGCAAGGACGCCGGGCAGGCCGCGCTGCGCGAGGGGCTCGGAGTGCTCTCCAAGGGCGAGTTGCTCGGCATCTACCCGGAGGGCACCCGCTCGCACGACGGGCGGCTCTACAAGGGCAAGGTGGGGGTGGCGGCGATGGCGCTGGGTGCCAAGGTGCCCGTCGTGCCGTGCGCGATGGTCGGCACCTTCGAGATCCAGCCTCCCGGGCAGAAGATCCCGAGCATCCGGCGGGTCACGATCCGCTTCGGCCGGCCGCTGGACTTCTCCCGGTACGAGGGGATGGAGGGTGAGCGGGCCGTACTGCGGGCCGTCACCGACGAGATCATCTACGAGATCCTCGAGCTGTCCGGCCAGGAGTACGTGGACCGGTACGCCGCCGAGGTCAAGGCCGAGGAAGAGGAAGCGCGGAAGAAGGCCCGGCGCAAGACGCGCTGA